From Saccharibacillus brassicae:
GAAGGCCAAATCCGCAGCCTCAGCGGCCGGATCAGCATCGTCAGCGTGACGCATATCCCGATTCGCGTGCGCGACCGCGTCGTGGGCATTTTCGGTATCGGCCGCGACATTACGGAGAACAAACGCAATGAGGAACAGATTCGTTATCTGGCTTACCATGACGCGCTGACGGGCCTGCCCAACCGCGCGTCGTTCGATGCCGAACTCAAAGAGACGATCGAGGAAGCGCGCGTGTCGGGCGAGACGTTCGCCGTCGTGTTCATCGACCTCGACCGCTTCAAAAACGTGAACGACACGCTCGGCCACGACGTAGGCGACCGGCTGCTGATCTCCGTGGCGGAACGGCTGCGGCTCTGCATCGGCGAAGCGGACACGGTCGCGCGCCAGGGCGGCGACGAGTTCACGCTGATCCTGCGCGGCGTCGACGACCGGGAAGGCGTCCGGGCGGCCGCCCAACGCATTCTGGAAGCGCTCCGGCCTCCGCACGATCTGGAAGAGCAGGAGATCGTCGCGCTGCCGAGCATCGGCCTGTCGGTGTATCCGATCGACGACGACACCCCGGTCGGCCTGATGAAAAAGGCGGATATCGCCCTGTACCAGGTCAAATACGGCGGCCGCGGCCATCACCGGATGTACTGCGAGACCGATCCCGGCGTGTCGCGCAAGTTCATGTTGGAAAAAGATCTGGGCCTTGCGCTCGACGCCGAGCAGTTCTTCCTGCATTACCAGCCGCAGATCGATTCCGCTTCCGGACAGTTAAAAGGGGTCGAAGCGCTGATCCGCTGGAACCATCCTCAGCTGGGGCTCGTCTCGCCGGTCGAATTCATTCCGATCGCGGAAGAAAGCGGGCATATTCTGGCAATCGGCGATTGGGTGCTGAACGAGGCGTGCCGGCAGGCGAAGCAGTGGAGCGACGCCGGCAGGCCGATCAAGGTAGGCGTCAACTTGTCGCCCCGGCAGCTGCACCGGCCGGATATCGTCGAACAGATCGAAAGCGTGCTGAACGAGGTAGGCCTTCGCCCGGATCTGCTCGATCTCGAAATTACCGAATCGGCGGCGCTGGAGAAGCCGGAACTCGTACTGGCCCGGTTAAAAGCGCTCAAGCAGCTTGGCCTGACGCTCTCGATCGACGACTTCGGCACGGGCTACTCGTCCCTGTCTTATCTGGAGACGTTCCCGATCGACAAGCTCAAGATCGCCCGGCAGTTCACGAGCAAGCTGGAGAACCGCCAGGTCAACCGGAAGATCGTCTCGCACATTATCGATCTCGCCCGGACGCTGGACATGAGCGTCATCGCCGAAGGCGTCGAAAGCGAGAACCAGGCCGAGATTCTGCGTACGATCGAATGCGTCGAGATGCAGGGCTTCCTGTTCGGCCGGCCGGTGCCGCCCGAAGACATCTGGACGATGCTGCACGCCGTACCGAAGTGACGGGACGCGCTCATAAGCGTGCTTCCGAGCGGGTCGGTCGGCGTATGGATCGGCTCAGCGCCGAATCTGTCGCTCGGCGCCGCGAGCGGGCCGGTCGGCGGGTCGCCGAACGCGCTGCTCGGCGCCCCAAGCGGGTGGGACGCGGTGTCGACCGGTGCGTCGGCCAGCTTCGCCTTCGCCTGTCGTCTTGGCTTCGGATTTAAGCGCTCGCTGCGTATCGGAACGAACAACCCCCGCCGGGACCCGGCGGGGGTTGTTCGTGTATCGGTTTTCTTTTCCCATATCCGGCACCGTCTTCGGTTCGATCGTCCGTTCGATCGTCAGTTCGCTCGTCCGTTCGATCTCTCACCCGGTCTTCGCTCCAACCGGGACCTCCGCCCAAGCGCCCAGCGTTCAGCCGACCGCGATATAGATCAGCACTTCCGCCGCTTCGGGGTCCATGCCCCGGGTGTCGTACAGCTCGAAGTCGCCGGTATACGTCCGCCGCTCGGCCGACTGTTCGAAATGGGCCCAGATGCCGGCCCACGCTTCGGCGACGACTTCGCCCATCGGGCCTGTGCGGGTCTTGAACACCCGATAGCGGCTCTGCGGCACCAGCGCCCGGAACGTCTCGGGCACACGGAACGCGCCGCTTTCCGCGCTCTCCGCTGCGGCTTGGGAAGCTTCGGACCGAACGGCCGAAGTCTGCGATCCGGCCGAAGCGGCGGCAGATTCATGGCCGATTACGAGCGTGTAGGCGCCCGAAGCGTCGCTCTCGTAATCGGTGTAGAGCGCATAGAGCAGATGCGGATTGAGCACTTCGGGCCCCGGGTCCGCGGCGAGCGAACTTTGTCCGTACGTCTGCCACAGGCCCGGAATTTTGCCGGCCGAACCGAATTCGGCCGCATTGGTCGTTCTTGCGGCGAAGCCGGTCAGGGCAAACGCTTTGCGCGTCTCGTACGCGGCCCCGCTCTCCGATTCTTCCTGGTGCTCGCGCTGACGGGCTGACGCATTGAAAGATTCCATTTCCCTCTTCCTCTCTCGACTCCGTTTCCGTCAGTATACGCCTCTAACATGGACAGCTTGCTGTCCATGTTAGAGGCACCTTCTCATTTTCGGTCCGACACCCGCTCCAATACCCGATCCGACGTGCGATCCGCCACGCTTTTCCCGGCTGCGCCTTCGCTTCCGGACCTGTCGCTCCCGTCGGCGTCGGCGTCCGCGCCGTAAGCGGCGATCAGGCTTCGTGCCCGCCGCAGCAGCTCGCTTCGCACTTCGGGCGGCGATTCGACCGTCACCTTGTCGCCGTAGCTGAGCAGCATGCCGTAGAACCATTCGTCGCGCGAGAACGACGTATGCACCCGGACGCTTCCGTCTTCCGTTTCTTCGATGCTCGCCGGATTGAATTCGTCCGTCACGCGAATCCGGACTTCCGGGCGAAAACGCAGCGACACTTCGATCCGGGGCAGCGGATTCCAGTCGTCGTTCCATGCGTAACCGTCGAGCGTCGGCGCCGGCTTAGGCAGAAACGGCTCGCCCGTCTCCCTGAGCTCCAGTATGCGCGACAGCCGAAACAGCCGGAATTCGCTGCGCAGCAGACAGTACGCCTGTACGTACCAGACGCTTCCTTTCATCAGCAGCATGGACGGTTCGATAAGGCGCCGGCTCTCCAGCCCGTTCATGTTCAGGTAGCGAATGTCCATCCGCACCGCTTCCCGGGCAGCCTGCCGCAAAATCTCGACCTGGCCGCGCATCATTCCGTTCGGTCCCCACGGATTGAAGTCGAACACGACGCCCGGCCCGGCTCCTTCCTGGCCGCTTCCGCTGCCCAGCAGCGCCTGCACCTTCTCCGTCAGGTCGGCGAACGTCCGGTCCCCGAGCACGCTGGCCGCGCCTTTTACCGCTGTGCGCAGCGCTTCGATCTCGCCGGAGCTGAGCATCTGCCGCCCGATCGTGTAGCGTTCCATCAGCTCGAACCCGCCGCTCATGCCCTGATGCGACACGATCGGAATCCCGGCGCGGCACAGCGTCTCGATGTCCCGGTAGACGGTCTTGGTCGAGACTTCGAATCTCTCCGCCAGCTCCCCCGCGCTGATGCGCCTGCGGTTCAGCAGCAGAATGGTGATCGCCAGCAAACGGTCGATTTTCATACGTTCTTCCTCCTCTTCGCGCAGCCTTCTCTCCTCTATTCTACGGCAAACAAACGTTCGCGCCCAGTCCGAAATACTGCGGCTTCCGGGCCAAACTTGCAACCGCATTCCCGCATCCTTTAAGATCAGGTGGAGGACATCGCGGCGGGTACCGGGCCCCTGCCCTCAAGCGGACGCTCGCAAGCAAAATTGAAAATATCTCTTCTTTTTCTGAAAATATATCGATATTTACATATTGAATCGGGACGCCGTCATCGACGTTTTCGCAGCAGCACCGGGAGCCGGAATCCCTTCAAATTCAACAGCCGAGGTGAACGAAATGGAGAATTGGATTACGGACTTCATGAACGACTGGGGATACTTCGGCATTTTTCTGCTGATTGCCCTGGAAAATATTTTCCCGCCGATTCCGTCCGAGGTCATCTTGACGTTCGGCGGATTCATGACGACGCAGACGGACATGAACATTACCGGAGTCGTGATCGCTTCGACGCTCGGCTCCGTGGCGGGCGCGGTCGCGCTGTACGCGATCGGCGCCGTCATGAAGCAGGACCGCATGGAGCGGCTGATCGAGAAGCGCGGCAAATGGCTCCGGCTCAAAAAAGAAGACGTCGGCAAAGCCTACGGCTGGTTCGACCGTTTCGGCAAATGGGCCGTGTTCCTCTGCCGCCTCGTGCCGCTCGTGCGCAGCCTGATCTCGATCCCCGCCGGCAGCGTGCGCATGAATCTGGGTTCGTTCCTGCTGCTCACAACGCTCGGCTCGCTGCTGTGGAACACGGTACTGACGTATATCGGCAGCGCGGTCGGCGAATCGTGGGAAAGCGTAGTCGGCCAGCTTGACGTCTTCTCGAACGTGATCTACGTCATCCTCGGCGTACTGGTCGTCGGAGGAGCGGCATTCTTTTTCTGGAAAAGAAGCCGGGGGGCGAAAAGCGAGTCTTGAAAGGGGAGGGGAAGGGAGTTTTGGATAGGACGGAAAGGGTAAAGTTCTAAAAGATTAAAGATTAAAGATTAAAAGATGTCGCTTAGCGCGGCGTCTGCAAATTAAGGGGCCGTAGGCTTTCTCAATTTTTGACGCGGCAGCTGCAAATTAAGGGCCGAAGGCCTTCTCAATTTTCGACGCGGCGGCTGCAAATTAAGGGCCGAAGGCCTTCTCAATTTTCGATACTAAGGGGTTTTTCAAATGGAAGAAATCACGATCACGGCCATACTCAAAGCCAAGCCCGGAACAGAGCACGAGCTCAGAGGCGAGCACGAGCTCAGAGGCGAGTTAATCAAAGTCGTCGGTCCGACGAGGACGGAGCAGGGATGCGTCGAATACGTGTTGAACGAATCGACCGAAGATCCGCTCACCTTCGTCTTCTACGAGCGTTGGGAGAACGCGGCGGCCGTCCAGGCGCATCTGGACAGCGAGCATTACCGGGAGTACCGGCGGGCGACGGAACCGCTGATCGAGAGCCGCGAGGTGTACCGGCTGCAGCCGATTACGGGGTAATCCGTTGCCGGGGCAAGCCCGATCGCATGCAAAAAAAGATCGGGATCGCCCGCGAACGATAGCGCACAAGCCGGATCGAACATCCTTATAAGGAAGCGGCTGGAACCCTTGACCGAAGATTCCGTCGGCAGGTCGGGTCCCGACATCCGAACAATAGAATCGCCCTTTGCCGAATCCGGCGAAGGGCGATTCTATTTGCCGAATTCTCGGGTATAGAAAAGGGAATGACCGGAGAGCGGCACATACAGCCGTTCTCCGGCAGCGACAGGAAGCGAGAGGTGAACGACCGCTATGTTCAGCGAAACTGAAAATCATCAAGCAAACGGCTTATCCGGCGGCGCGAACGAGGCTTCCGGCACATCCGATTCCCTATACGTCACGGCGGCGGAAGAAGCCGTCGACGAACTCGAACACGTCTCCGGCGTCCATCCCGGCTACCGGCGTGCCCATGCGCGCGGCTTTTGCTGCCGGGCTTCTTTTCTCCCGAGCGGCAAAGCCGCCCCGTACACGACCGCCGCGCATTTGCAGGAGCGCGAGATCAAGGCGATCGTCCGCTTCTCGGGCAGCTCGACCGATCCGGCGCTGGCCGACCTGTTATCGCCGGCCAAAGGCATGGCGGTCCAGTTTTTGCTACCGGAAGGCGGGCACACCAATATGGTGGGCGTTACCGTTCCGGTCTTTTTTGCCCGGACGCCGGAATCTTTTATGGAAATGCTGACGACGCTCAACCGCACCAAAGCCGGCAAGATGCCCAAAGCGGAAGCGCTGCGCCGCTTCGCCCGCCACTTCGGCGAGAGCCGGCAGAGTCTGCTGGCGCTCAAGCGTCTCAAACCGCCGGCCAGCTACGCCACCAACCTCTATTACTGCATTCACGTCTATATTCTCGTCGATTCGGAAGGACGCCGCCGGCCGGTCAAGTTCGAATGGATTCCCGACCTCGGCGTGCAGACGCTGTCGATCCACGACGCGGCCGCCATGCCCGACGACTATCTGGAACGCGAACTGGAGCTGCGGATGCTCGCGCATCCGCCGTCGTTCAAGCTGAATATCGTCTTCGGCGAAGAAGGCGACCCGACGAACGATCCGACCAAGCGCTGGCCGAGCGACCGCAAACGGATCGACGCCGGCCGCCTCGTGCTGCTGGAACCGATCGCCGAGCCGCCGGGACTGATCATGGACCCGACCGCCGTCCCGGACGGAATCGCCCTGTCCGACGACCCGATCCTGAACTTCCGCCGCGATACGTACGCGGAATCTTTGAAACGCCGCAGCGGCGGGCATTGAGCGCTGAGCAGGCATTGAGCGCAGGACGGGTATCGAGCGCAGGGCGGGCATTGAGCGCAGGGCGGGTATTGAGCGCTGGGCGGGCATTGAGCGCAGGAGGCGGACGCCAAGTTGGAGCGTGAGGCTGAGCCATAAGGC
This genomic window contains:
- a CDS encoding DUF4084 domain-containing protein; translation: MRISVKPAAALLFVLLFTLGYYAWIAIWTDNDNVATWGGNLLSVAGSLTAAFWLAGAARRTLGEKRTFWTLLSIGCFSYFIAELIWLYEEKFLRIDPPSPGWTDFFYILQVVCYLAAFIYPFIRLKKSYGAFKLVFDILIVMTVAATFSWHYLIGPILREGKLSTLTMVVNLSYPITDLALLFGAMSLYWGARRIFPGRLIVFIFAGLVTQAFVDSIYLYLLSAESYDSGSFVDPFFMLSLLLVGYAGYIQQPETQTESVRDVPEAGVERLDIPRIVLPYLNVMILFFFMISGSAGIDAFTIGTGVSILLVIVRQLLIILENHQLLLSVYRKTEQLELSEQRYKSMFEYHPDAVYSLDSNGKFDSANAASADLLDCAPEQLIGRSHTEFVHEPISGLADYMGAAKSGLSERYEGQIRSLSGRISIVSVTHIPIRVRDRVVGIFGIGRDITENKRNEEQIRYLAYHDALTGLPNRASFDAELKETIEEARVSGETFAVVFIDLDRFKNVNDTLGHDVGDRLLISVAERLRLCIGEADTVARQGGDEFTLILRGVDDREGVRAAAQRILEALRPPHDLEEQEIVALPSIGLSVYPIDDDTPVGLMKKADIALYQVKYGGRGHHRMYCETDPGVSRKFMLEKDLGLALDAEQFFLHYQPQIDSASGQLKGVEALIRWNHPQLGLVSPVEFIPIAEESGHILAIGDWVLNEACRQAKQWSDAGRPIKVGVNLSPRQLHRPDIVEQIESVLNEVGLRPDLLDLEITESAALEKPELVLARLKALKQLGLTLSIDDFGTGYSSLSYLETFPIDKLKIARQFTSKLENRQVNRKIVSHIIDLARTLDMSVIAEGVESENQAEILRTIECVEMQGFLFGRPVPPEDIWTMLHAVPK
- a CDS encoding GyrI-like domain-containing protein, whose product is MESFNASARQREHQEESESGAAYETRKAFALTGFAARTTNAAEFGSAGKIPGLWQTYGQSSLAADPGPEVLNPHLLYALYTDYESDASGAYTLVIGHESAAASAGSQTSAVRSEASQAAAESAESGAFRVPETFRALVPQSRYRVFKTRTGPMGEVVAEAWAGIWAHFEQSAERRTYTGDFELYDTRGMDPEAAEVLIYIAVG
- a CDS encoding helix-turn-helix transcriptional regulator — encoded protein: MKIDRLLAITILLLNRRRISAGELAERFEVSTKTVYRDIETLCRAGIPIVSHQGMSGGFELMERYTIGRQMLSSGEIEALRTAVKGAASVLGDRTFADLTEKVQALLGSGSGQEGAGPGVVFDFNPWGPNGMMRGQVEILRQAAREAVRMDIRYLNMNGLESRRLIEPSMLLMKGSVWYVQAYCLLRSEFRLFRLSRILELRETGEPFLPKPAPTLDGYAWNDDWNPLPRIEVSLRFRPEVRIRVTDEFNPASIEETEDGSVRVHTSFSRDEWFYGMLLSYGDKVTVESPPEVRSELLRRARSLIAAYGADADADGSDRSGSEGAAGKSVADRTSDRVLERVSDRK
- a CDS encoding DedA family protein — encoded protein: MENWITDFMNDWGYFGIFLLIALENIFPPIPSEVILTFGGFMTTQTDMNITGVVIASTLGSVAGAVALYAIGAVMKQDRMERLIEKRGKWLRLKKEDVGKAYGWFDRFGKWAVFLCRLVPLVRSLISIPAGSVRMNLGSFLLLTTLGSLLWNTVLTYIGSAVGESWESVVGQLDVFSNVIYVILGVLVVGGAAFFFWKRSRGAKSES
- a CDS encoding putative quinol monooxygenase — protein: MEEITITAILKAKPGTEHELRGEHELRGELIKVVGPTRTEQGCVEYVLNESTEDPLTFVFYERWENAAAVQAHLDSEHYREYRRATEPLIESREVYRLQPITG
- a CDS encoding catalase family peroxidase, with amino-acid sequence MFSETENHQANGLSGGANEASGTSDSLYVTAAEEAVDELEHVSGVHPGYRRAHARGFCCRASFLPSGKAAPYTTAAHLQEREIKAIVRFSGSSTDPALADLLSPAKGMAVQFLLPEGGHTNMVGVTVPVFFARTPESFMEMLTTLNRTKAGKMPKAEALRRFARHFGESRQSLLALKRLKPPASYATNLYYCIHVYILVDSEGRRRPVKFEWIPDLGVQTLSIHDAAAMPDDYLERELELRMLAHPPSFKLNIVFGEEGDPTNDPTKRWPSDRKRIDAGRLVLLEPIAEPPGLIMDPTAVPDGIALSDDPILNFRRDTYAESLKRRSGGH